CAGTATCCAAAACAGTGTCAATTATATTTTTGACACGTATtcattctctttttctctcgtcAAACACTTCTACAATAAAGTTATTCAAAGAGACAATAGAGTAGTAGGAGAAAtagaaggaggaagagggaaaAGGAGAACAAACAAGATATTTCCTCCTGTCCTGATTCAAGGCCTGTAGTCACAAAGACTAGGAGTCCATATAACTATGATCCAAAAGGCAAAACGGTCTCCTACTCTAAGACTCTTTGTGAATACAGTCCTAGACCTACACGGTACCAGAGGAGATCCCAAGGTGCATAGAGTTCGGGGGGATAGATAATGGCACAGCATTTTTGGcagcgtccaaaatggcaccctaatccctacatagtgcactactcttgaccagtTCCTGCATCGTGCtttgctcaaaagtagtgcattatatagggattagggtgccattttggatgcaaaaGTCACCCACTAACAGTAAACATAAGaatgaacaacaacaacaaaccatGATCTCATAAGAGTTAGAGAGCACATAGTCAAGGCAAAGCTTTGTCAGGAAAAAGATCCAAGGTGAAAAAGCAGTTTAAGGTACTAAGAGCCTAGTAAGGCTTGCCAccttggcaagacagcacaaatagATCTGGAACCAGACTAACAGCTACAACAACccaccctgtaaaacaacatacATACAAATCCAACATCTCCAATGAAGGTATGAGGCCAGTAGTAACATCTCCAATAAAGGTATGAGGCCAGTAGTAACATCTCCAATAAAGGTATGAGGCCAGTAGTAACACCTCCAATAAAGGTATGAGGCCAGTAGTAACATCTCCAATAAAGGTATGAGGCCAGTAGTAACACCTCCAATAAAGGTATGAGGCCAGTAGTAACACCTCCAATAAAGGTATGAGGCCAGTAGTAACATCTCCAATAAAGGTATGAGGCCAGTAGTAACATCTCCAATAAAGGTATGAGGCCAGTAGTAACACCTCCAATAAAGGTATGAGGCCAGTAGTAACATCTCCAATAAAGGTATGAGGCCAGTAGTAACATCTCCAATAAAGGTATGAGGCCAGTAGTAACTTCTCCAATAAAGGTATGAGGCCAGTAGTAACACCTCCAATAAAGGTATGAGGCCAGTAGTAACATCTCCAATAAAGGTATGAGGCCAGTAGTAACATCTCCAATAAAGGTATGAGGCCAGTAGTAACATCTCCAATAAAGGTATGAGGCCAGTAGTAACATCTCCAATAAAGGTATGAGGCCAGTAGTAACACCTCCAATAAAGGTATGAGGCCAGTAGTAACATCTCCAATAAAGGTATGAGGCCAGTAGTAACATCTCCAATAAAGGTATGAGGCCAGTAGTAACATCTCCAATAAAGGTATGAGGCCAGTAGTAACATCTCCAATAAAGGTATGAGGCCAGTAGTAACATCTCCAATAAAGGTATGAGGCCAGTAGTAACATCTCCAATAAAGGTATGAGGCCAGTAGTAACATCTCCAATAAAGGTATGAGGCCAGTAGTAACATCTCCAATAAAGGTATGAGGCCAGTAGTAACATCTCCAATAAAGGTATGAGGCCAGTAGTAACACCTCCAATAAAGGTATGAGGCCAGTAGTAACATCTCCAATAAAGGTATGAGGCCAGTAGTAACATCTCCAATAAAGGTATGAGGCCAGTAGTAACATCTCCAATAAAGGTATGAGGCCAGTAGTAACATCTCCAATAAAGGTATGAGGCCAGTAGTAACATCTCCAATAAAGGTATGAGGCCAGTAGTAACATCTCCAATAAAGGTATGAGGCCAGTAGTAACATCTCCAATAAAGGTATGAGGCCAGTAGTAAGTCATGAGGCAACCTACTAGACCGGCATGGGATGGAGACCTCAAAGTTTATTCTCATATCTCATTACTTTGTGAACTTTTTTCTTTCTCTAAGAGTGCCCTTTAATTAGAAAAAAAAATGCATTCTAGTCAAGAGCCCTGTGCTTTTTTGAGAGACATTCAAGGCCATACCCGTCTTAAAGCTAATTGGCCGAGACAGCAGTGTTAAGGTCGGGGGTCAccttcttttgaccaatcagaacgGAGCAATTCTAGCACTTCCTCACATCATATTGCACATTTTAGTCTGGGGAGGGTGATGATTGAAAAAGGGAATTAAAATAAACCAACCACATAAACAAAGATatagatctgtttgtgccgtcttgcCAGTTCCTGTGCTGTCTTATCAGTTGTTGTCAAGAAGACAGCACTAACAGATCCAAGACCAGCCTACATAAACTAAACTAATGGGCCAATCTCTAGTCTACCACCCTTAGATCATCCACAGGTTAAATCAGTTGTCAATAATATCTCTCATCATGACTTCTAAAGTTCTCCATCTATATCCTTCACTTCACTTAAGCTGTATTTGGCAACAAGTCTGAAAAGGCGAAAGAGACAGACGTTCCTAATTCCAAAAGCCCAATACAGAGTAGAACACCCCACTTTCAACACACTCAGTGTGGCACGCCCTACATATGGAGCTTCCAAGTGGCGCCGtgatctaagacactgcatctcagtgctagaggcgccactacagacaacctggttcgaatccagactgtatcacaaccagccgtgattgggagtcccatagggcggcacacaattggcccagcgtcgtccgagtttggccgtcattgtaaataagaatttgttcgtaactgacttacctagttaaataaaggttacatttaaaaaatatatatattttgacaatccatctctcctcccagggctGTGTGACTAGAACAGAACATCCGGGTTAAAGAAGTGATGTGTCATAAGGGCATTTGGCACCTCTAACAGAGGGGAAGTTTCTAGGATtgtgtgcaccctattccctatttaatgcaCTACTTTGGATCAGGGTCTATaaggctctggtgaaaagtagtacaTTAAATAGTGAATAGTTTTGCAACTGAATTGTTTTTAACAAGCATTACTTATTAGACAAGTCCAGGTCAAGTCCCTCCCTGTTTTAAtcagttttcttctgtttggcctaatgaacaggacccagcCAGAGACTGCTCAGATGAGTGAACTGGTCTCCTATGAGACCAGTTCAGTTGGTCTCATAGGAGGAGAGCAGTGCGGCATCCACAGGCTCCATACAGGAAGGACAGGTGAAGGACCTCATCAGCCAGGTGTCGATGCAGTCCACGTGGTAGATGTGCAGGCAGGGAAGGAACCGGATGGGGTCGCCGTACTCAAAGTCATTCATGCAGATCGCACACCTGGAGAGAGTGAGGCGCACGACATGATAGATAGCATTTAGTCAAAATTTGGTACAGGTTTCAAATAATGAGAGGCCTACAGCTAACTTACATACATTTGGTAATGGATGAGGGGAGGACCCACTAATATCCTTCTGGGCCATGGCTCAAGATAATATGGCTAGAAATAGGAAATTGCTAGTAAATTAGTGTCTAAATTGGTTGTGCTAGAAGAAAAATGATATGGTTGGTCACAGGGCAGTAAAAGACATACTCACTCTTTGACTTTCTTGTCAGAGGGCTCAGAGCCGGGGTCAAAGATGCCTCTGGGGAGGTGGTGGATGAGGCCAATCCGCTGGGCGATACGGACCTGCTCCTCCTCTGTCAGCTGGCTGGCCAGGCACGTCTGACTGGGGGTGGGGTGGTACACTGGCGCCTGGACACGCTCCTGTATGgcatgtggggagaggggtacaggGTAACCCATGATACAGTCACCAGGGAGTCTCTGGACCCCCCCAAAATTACATGTGGATCCTCTACTATCTCAGACAGTCAGATTTTATACCATTGACTTGGTGGGGAAATGGACAGAAAGCCTTTATAGAAGCGTTAGTAAGCTAAACCGTGCCAGACATTCTCACATGACAGTTATAGCTTACTAGTGAACCCTACACTTCTGACAGAATACGAAATGAGCAACAAGATACAAAACACAGACCATGCAACACACTACTAGGTTAACTTAACGTGAACAGTTAGTTTACATTGTTATCAATGAATCCCCGGTATAGATGTGATCCATCTCCCCCTGAATTTACCTGGTAAGGCGGTGGAGGCTCCCCTGGAACACTGGCTTCCTGGGACTCGTTGAGGAGAGACAAATCGTCGGCGCCTTGCGAAGACAAACAGTTCCCCATTGAACTGGACCAGCACACACAACCCCCACTACGAACAGGACAGCTAGCTAACAGCACAGCAAGATAAGcaacaaaaacaaatatttgtACGTGTCTTGCTAAATAAGTTGTATTTTTAGCTAGCCTGCTGGGTAGCTAGCGAATAGGAATGAACAGCAGCCCTCCGACGTCGATGCAGAAAAACAATTCTAATCGCTGTGTAACTTGGAAATAAAAGTCAATATCGCTCGAAACAACATGTAAATGCTGTATCTAATTATACCAATACCTAAGTCAGCGAACTGTAAATGACACCGATTACAATTTGTGCTATTTGGTTATTCGAACTGACTATATTTTTAGATTAAACCTTTTGATGAATCCATCTTTGTTTTGGCTTTGTTTACAAACTGTATACACAGAAGTGACGTAGCTAGTTAATGGGAAGTTGGTAGATCCGGAAGTTGCCCTTCGAAAGAATGGCGGGTAGGTGGACGAGAAAATGTGCCTAATAAGCAGTAGTGTAAAgtaattaagtaaaaatactttaaagtactacttaagtcgttttttgggttTATCAGTACTCTACTATGTATATTTTTGACAAATTTTACTccgctacattcctaaagaaaataatgcaattttttactccatacattttccctgacacccaaaagtactctttacatttcgaatgcttagcaggacaggaaaatggtccaattcaagtacttatcaagagaacatccctggtcatccctactgcctctgatctggctgactcactaaacacacatgctttgtttgtaaacaatgtcagTGTgtttggagtgtgcctctggttATCCATAAAACAAAAGAAAAtcatgctgtctggtttgcttaatataaagaatGTGAAAAGATTtaaacttttacttttgatacttaaataaaATTTTGCAATaacatttatactgaacaaaacatttgaaagatttttactgagttacagttcatagaaggaactcactcaattgaaataaattcattaggccctaatctatggatttcacatgactggagaATAGCATCAGGTCTGgtagatattcctgcagtcaacatgccaattgcacactccctcaaaactgcacatttttagattggccttttaatgtccccagcacaaggtgcacctgtgtaatgatcatgctgtttaatcagcttcttgaaatgccacagctgtcaggtggatagattatgtTGGGAAAGGATACATGCTCACTAACAgcaatgtaaacaaatgtgtgcacataaTTTGAGagaaaagctttttgtgcatatggaacatttttgggatattttatttcagttcatgaaacatgggactaacacttgttgcgtttatatttttgttcagtatacttttggtacttaagtatatttaaaaccaaatacttatagacttttactcaagtagtactttACTGTGTGGcttttgagtcattttctattaaggtatctttacttttactcaagtatgaaattgggtacttttcccccCACTGCTAATAAGACTAACAATAGTTATATCCCTTCATCATATTAATTTCCAGTCATCATAATGAAGACAACACAGATCCAACAGTCAAGAACATCCTTCACTGTATGGCTACCTTTCCACATCAAACTACCTGAACTTGTAATGTAGGTATGAGGTTCCACTATCATCATTTCCATTCTCAGTCATGATCATAAGTAAAGACACAACACAGTCAAGATGCTACAGTCAAGAACATCCTTTTATTCAATCAAGGTGCTGCTCTGCTCAAACTGTGTTTTTCTTCTTATGGAAAAGAAACTGTAATTAACACATGCATTTCACCTATAGAGCTCTGGGGGTGTTTCTTATACACAAAGACATGGGATGCatttaaaatggcaccctattccctacacagtgcactacttttgaacagggccctatGGGAATAgtgaaaaagtagtgcactatgtagggaatagggtgccatttcagacagagCTACAGGCATGAGTGGGGCTCTTCTGTTCTGAGGGCGTAGGGTCAGGGGTCAAAGGGCGTACTGTCTAGACAccactaaacaaaaacaaatctCAAAACGGAACAGAGTTTTTAGAGCCTGGCATTCAAACTACGTTTCACTTGAGAGTATGCCTCAAGCCTGGATCATGCTGGCTCTATatggtgggttgtggtgtgtgTCTTGGCAATGGCTAATACTGCTGCTGGCTTCACTAGATAAAACCTCACAATAATAATACAAGAGTTTAGAGTATTTGATAGatgactaggtgtgtgtgtgtgctggtagtATTGCAAACCCCCTTTTCTCAGCCAGTAGTTATAAGGTGCTTGTAGCATTTCATTTACAGTCCAAGACTCTCTTATAGAGTTTCAATGATGGCATACCCTGATAGATAGGAACTATGAAAGCAAAAATCCAAATTaagtcaaaaataaaaataaaggcataaaataaaacaaaataaattaaaaaatttaaaactCTTAACTTGTCACAGCAGaacagcagccccccccccccccccccccaacaaggtACCCCTATAATTTCTCCTTTACCCCAACATTATTGACCCCCTAAGACCCCCATAACCGCTAACACCCAGTCCTACCCTACACTGGGCAGGCACACCCCCAAAAGCCCATTGGTGTAATTTGTTCACTTACATTAGCTGTTTGAATGGAGAAGCTGAAGAGGATGGGTAATGGTATACAATGTGAAGAAGAGGCAATACAGACAAGAATAACGTGAGCTAACTGCATTCTGCTCAAGACAAAAAGTTTCGGCCATTTTTTTTTCAACAACCCCTTCCATCaacggaagggagggaggggaaaggagggagagagaggacacagttACAGACTACTCCAGTGTCTACGAGAGaacagatagacagaggagaggagagcaggagacgGAGGGAAGAAGAAAAAAGCCAGAGAGCAAGGGGGAACGAGAacaatttttttttgctttttcaGTATTTTTTTTCATCATTTATCAATAAAAAGTAAAGAACTAATTCACACCAGTTTCCTTTTGTACTATATATATACGGATTTTGAAAAGGGAAAGGATTTATGGGAAGGTTGATACAATGGAGGGGGATCATTTGTCAGAGGTGGAGGTAGGATGAAGTTACTTACTAagcactgatctaaggtcagttttgcatatCCCCTCCTAATGGTTCAGGTCAGGATATGGGGTAcagtaaactgatcctagatctgcactTAGGGGCACTTCCACCTCTACCGTGAATTATTTCGAATGAAAGGGGAGCGATCTGGATTACAAAATGGAGTCTGTGAACAAAAGGCACTTTTAAGGGACAACCTTTAACTGCTGGgaaactacactacagcacaagCACTAGTCAAGGTGAATTTACAGGGGAATgagggagagggtggagaagGAAGGGGTGGAGGGAAGCTCACTTtgcataggcctactgtatttcTATCGTTACGTCATGGTTCTGACAGACTGGCTGGCTCCTCAAATGAAACAAATTCTAAGCTGTCATTTTCCTGTTTTTCCTTGCTCAGACTCGGAGAGAGGAGTATAATAATCTGGGAGAAATCAGAAGAAGTAGCTGTGGGCATCGTTAAGCCTACAGTACAGCTCTCGTCCTATCTAAAGGTTGAACCAAAATGCCTTTTGCTTCACAACCTACTAGAGGAATACAGGAAGGAACAGGAACCCCTCCCTCCACTCAATATTACAAACAGGAGAAGGAATAGAAATAGAGAAGAGGAATAATAAATGCGGTTTCCTAAAGGTAGTCATTATTTTGTTCATTATCATTCATTTTGTAATAGTTTGAATGTACTTTATAGTgtgtaaaagtgccggtttttcATTTCACCGGTTTTTCATTTCATGttcaaatttttttttaaacgttttgTAAGAAATGTATCTTCCTTCAGCCCCTCCAAACATTTTTTATAAACAAATGATTACACGTTAAACATTAAAAAAGAGACAATAaaggaaaataaaaacaaatacccCCAACTTACAAAGACTAGGATATGGCTCTGTTAGTTTAGAGTCCAGGAGCACATCGGACTTGAAacaaatagattttttttctcttttcttcTTAGCTTTCTTAAAAATCtctaacagacaaaacacaatgAATCTACCCAATGCATTGCACGTGGCTCAATCGACACATATTTTTCAATAATAATACTTTCCatcaaaaaacaaacactttttttCTTCAATTTTTCTATTGTCGATTTTGACATGTTTCATATATTTTGCATCATGGacatttttgtttcgtttttgaaTGCTGCACTGTAGATGTGGAGGTTGGGTGGGTGCTCATTGAATTGTCATGGTAACAGTGAGGTGCTGTCCATCATGGAATTCTGCTAGCTCAAGAGTTCAGAAAATAACTAAACTGCCAACAAGCTCATTTTAGTCAAGTTTAAAAAGGAGCATATAccataaatatatatgtataagatcactctctctctctttataacaTTTTGCGGTCTTCTACAAAGATTCTGTCCTATAGCCAATGGTTTCCATATAGGAAGAAACATCACCATTCTTTGTAGCTTTAGCATATATGTGAACAAAAACATCAACCTGAATTTGAACTAATTGCATGATAGGGGAGTACAGAGGCACTTCCATAGATTGTTATAGTTGTGATATATGATTTGAGTACATAGAGCTAATTTGACTATAAACTCAGAGTGCCTGGGCTGTCAGACAATTCTATCCCTGCACATGGAAGAAACCAACAGCTAGGCAGTCCAGTTATTTTGTGAGGTTTGGCTTTTTTTGTTTGAATTATTGTGtcatgataaaaaaaatatacaataaCAATTTAATAATCACATTTACGATAGAAAAAAACAAGGTATCTCAAATTAAAAATGACAAATGTCAAAATGAATGAAAAACCATTATCAAAGGCAGTTTGGAGAAACTCATATATAAAGGCTCACCTTTGTGTTTCGAATCGGGGTGACGGTGTTAGTAGTGTGCATTTTGATACGGTGGTGTGTCAGCGTGTGTTCCTCTGGGCGCTACTGTGAATGGACTGTGGTTACAGGGTGAAGCAAGGCAGGGGTTGTCGCATGTTCCTGTACTGGTGTTTGTGAGAGATTTCAGAGATGTCTGTTATTGCAAACAAAGATGATATTTTTTCTGCAAAATAAAAAGCGGATGAAAGAAGAAAATCTTAGGGAAGAAGGTCAAACATAAGCAAAAAAATCCAAGTGAGACAAAACCAAAACCAATCCAGCAAACAAAATGAAATGCAAGAAAACGGCTACAAACAAAAAGAAAGCTAGTTATTACATGATGATGTTGATCCTATGCATGTATTATGTTACTGTGAAGGACACACAGACAAAATGTTATTGTCAGTGAATAGTTGTGTCTGCCAGACGTGTGGGTTCTGGATAcgatgatctgtgtgtgtgtgtgtacgtactttGAGTCTGCGTGAgtgcgtgtatgtgtgagtgCCAGGATGCCAGAGCCACAGCCCAttgcccccccacacacactgcctTCAGCGACCTGCTGTATCGCTCTGTTTCCTCCCTTATTTGTTTCAGTAGTGCATAGGTGAGGGGACGAAAGAGCGCATAGTGttgtatgactgtctgtctgtctgtctgtctgtctgactgtctgttatgtctgtctgactgactgactgtctgttatgtctgtctgtctgtctgtctgtctgactgtctgttatgtctgtctgactgactcactgtctgtctgtctgtctcttatgtctgtctgtccatctgttacgtctgtctgactgactgactgtctgactgttatgtctgactgattgactgtctgttatgtctgtctgtctgtctgttttgtgtTCGCTCTCGGCTCATGCTATTGGCTATCGCTCTTCACAAGAGGTAAGCTAAAACCAGCCATCTAGTGCAGATGGTATCACACCATTGGATGGTGTCCTAGTGTTTGGCCaatcagaagaagggaggagggaggggattcAGGGCTGAGCAAATCAAGCGGCAGTGAGGCCAGTCGGATGTGGTTGTGTGAGGCTGTGGGTGTTGCCGGGGCAACCCTGGACAGCTGGTtgacagatgagagagggagcagggacaTAAAGCACCGTCAGGAGGAGAGACTGAAGGATTACAGAATGGGTTATTTTGGGTGGTGACAATGTTTATAGCTATAGCTCAAATTACCAAATTCTGCCAACTATGTTTTTTGTGGTCTTTGTTTTACACTGTTGTGTGTGGGTGGATCTCCCAGCCATTGCATGGAGTTTCATtgtgaaaataaaatataaaaacaacaaTAAAACGAAATTGGTCAGTTGTCAGGTTGCATATTTTTGTTTGCTTTCTGACATGTTTTGTGTGTGACATTTCCTCatctttcttcctcctcttcttcctcgttCTGTCGTTCGTTCTGAGTCTGTCCACTTCAACCGATCTCTTTTCAGCCTTCTGTATAGGGAGATGGTTGTTCCGGTTCAAATGTTCAAATGGTGGAAATGGGTATTCTTCTAGggggttattttctgtttttgtgttgttGGTTGGTGAGCAAAAATACTTTAGTGTCAGCAGTTTGTTTGTAGTCAGTGTTGGTTTgttttgtgtgttgtgttgtttttCCATTCCCAATTTTCTCATGACACAATTCTAGCGGTTGATTCGGAGGCCTTGTCAGAGGAACCAAGACTGTAGAAGAGAAATAAAATACAGGAAACATCAGGTTCATCTTTGTCATTTGGTAACATCACTAAGTTCAACAGTTACACATTTATAAGTAAATAAATGGTTCAggaaaataattgattaaaagttTTTTGTCATGCAAAATATTAACTAGCCACTAGAGGGCCATCCTTCATAGCAACTTTTCCCTTTACTGAGCTGAGCCTCGATCAAACCCCAATGCCTAGGAACCTTAAGCTGATCATTCCTCACACAGTATGTAAGTAAGTCATTTCAAGACGACAGTTCGTAAAAGTACTACTTTCACGTTGTAGTATTTCAACCGTCAAAGTCTCCAATAAGTACAAAGTTTAGATGTAACATGATTCACAAGACATTCTTTACTGTTTCAAATGACACCATGAAGTCAGCTACTGTAGACCCTGCAGCTACTCCCAGAATCAGGTTTCACAGTTTGATAAGACTCACAGAGGGTCAGAGTTATAGGGCTGGCATTTGACTCTGGGAGCTGGGTTCCAATACTTTGGGGAAATTGTTTCTAGGCtggattgagcttgcctggcacaattgaaaatatttcaaatagtatttgaacccaggtctggtgaaGTGGCAGCTCTGCTCAGGCTccagacaacattccacaggccaggCCAGAGTAGACCCAGGGAAAGGCAGCTAATCGCTGACGGCCCTATAGCTACGCTCTGCTCTCTATTCTGTTACATTCCTATAGGACCCCGGAGAGAAAGTTTCTCTTCCCCCttttcccctctctttccttcctccttTTCCCTTTCCCAGGATCCTTTTGGGCTTCTAactcctcctcttttctctcccaacttcctctttcttctctctctcccccaatgtAATCCCTGGCAGGACTGACCACTCCCCCTTCTCCTTAACCCCCTTCAAGGCTAAGTTAAACTGCCTATGACATCATGTCTGGTTGCCACGGGAAACCAGACAGTCAGGACGTGACTTCGCCTGTGGAGCACAGAGCTTGAACTAACTCTCTTTCTCTtaaccccctctctttctctccctgcatGACTTGTGTTTAGCCACCAGAGAGCTCCTCAGACCAGTTATACACCgagtgtaaaaaacattaggaacacctacccTAATACAGAGTTGCACCCTCCCAGTTCATGACACAAACCGTTGTGCCAGGCACCcagtaccataccccgttcaaagacacttcaatctcttgtcttgcccattcacccgctgaatggcacacatacacaatccatgtgtcaAATGTTTCAAGGCTtgaacatccttctttaacctgtctcctccccttcatctacactgattgaagtggttttaacaggtgacatcaataagggatcatagctttcccctgggttcacctggtcagtctatgccatggaGAGAGCAGGTGTTCTTTATGTTTTGTATACTCGGTGTATGTCTCTGCTCTCAAACTACACTAGTAAGTCagttgaaggtgtgtgtgtgtgtgtgtgtgtgtgtgtgtgtgtgtgtgtgtgtgtgtgtgtgtgtgtgtgtgtgtgtgtgtgtgtgtgtg
The Salvelinus fontinalis isolate EN_2023a unplaced genomic scaffold, ASM2944872v1 scaffold_0059, whole genome shotgun sequence genome window above contains:
- the LOC129842658 gene encoding RING finger protein 11-like, yielding MGNCLSSQGADDLSLLNESQEASVPGEPPPPYQERVQAPVYHPTPSQTCLASQLTEEEQVRIAQRIGLIHHLPRGIFDPGSEPSDKKVKECAICMNDFEYGDPIRFLPCLHIYHVDCIDTWLMRSFTCPSCMEPVDAALLSSYETN